A single genomic interval of Bos taurus isolate L1 Dominette 01449 registration number 42190680 breed Hereford chromosome 6, ARS-UCD2.0, whole genome shotgun sequence harbors:
- the MTHFD2L gene encoding bifunctional methylenetetrahydrofolate dehydrogenase/cyclohydrolase 2, mitochondrial isoform X6 gives MTVVARGFWLLRGRLGRVSALSRIAESPFAAPGAAGQAFRGFRSSGMRTSREKRFHLPEVATVCLPTCPHPRSSLLTHY, from the exons ATGACAGTGGTGGCCCGCGGCTTCTGGCTGCTCCGCGGCCGCCTGGGCCGAGTGTCGGCGCTGAGCCGGATCGCGGAGTCGCCCTTCGCGGCGCCGGGAGCGGCGGGGCAGGCGTTCCGGGGCTTTCGGAGCAGCGGCATGAG GACCAGCAGAGAGAAGAGATTCCATCTTCCAGAGGTCGCCACTGTCTGCCTCCCCACTTGTCCCCATCCTCGGTCATCTcttttaacacattattga